In Pedobacter heparinus DSM 2366, the following are encoded in one genomic region:
- a CDS encoding JAB domain-containing protein — MVQNKLSRVAEIQVIYKPHYNTQNRPKITNASLAYKLFLAQWSMDKIEYLEEFKMMLLSRSNRVLGIVDISTDGISKTVADPKVIFGIALKAAASGIILCHNHPSGALEPGSDNIKVAEKLCWGAKILEIEIVDYLIISKNSFYSYSDEGLL; from the coding sequence ATGGTACAAAACAAATTATCTAGAGTGGCAGAGATACAGGTTATCTACAAGCCGCATTACAACACACAGAACAGGCCGAAGATTACTAATGCAAGTCTTGCTTACAAGCTGTTCCTTGCGCAATGGTCAATGGACAAGATCGAGTACTTAGAAGAGTTTAAGATGATGCTATTAAGCAGAAGTAACAGGGTGTTGGGCATTGTTGACATTTCAACAGACGGAATAAGTAAAACAGTGGCAGACCCGAAAGTAATCTTTGGTATTGCTTTAAAAGCTGCTGCAAGTGGCATTATACTTTGTCACAATCACCCGAGTGGTGCATTGGAACCTGGAAGTGACAATATAAAGGTTGCAGAGAAGTTATGTTGGGGAGCGAAGATATTAGAGATTGAAATAGTTGACTATTTGATTATAAGCAAAAACAGCTTCTACAGCTATTCAGATGAAGGTTTGTTATGA
- a CDS encoding helix-turn-helix domain-containing protein, translating to MNIRKLILQGEGTTLDFKKTITSNEKIAKSLVAFANNKGGQLLIGVADDGSIKGVKSEDEERYMITKSAHQFCKPAIEPEFEEVYVEDKLVLVVKIPASDTKPHYALDENKKWWVYYRVKDKSLLASKIIVDVIKKGNDKNGQLITYTDQEKKLFEHLGEKGRITLKEFSKLTRSSYRQAQKILVNLIISGLITPHSSEKEEYFTTN from the coding sequence ATGAACATCAGGAAACTTATTTTACAAGGAGAAGGCACTACACTGGATTTCAAAAAGACGATCACCAGCAATGAGAAGATTGCAAAAAGCCTGGTTGCATTTGCAAACAACAAGGGTGGACAGTTATTGATTGGTGTTGCAGATGATGGCAGCATCAAAGGCGTAAAATCTGAAGATGAGGAACGGTATATGATCACCAAATCTGCCCATCAGTTCTGCAAACCAGCGATAGAACCTGAATTTGAAGAAGTTTATGTAGAGGACAAACTGGTGCTGGTGGTAAAAATACCTGCTAGTGATACAAAACCGCATTATGCGCTGGATGAAAATAAAAAATGGTGGGTTTATTACCGGGTAAAAGACAAAAGTTTACTGGCCAGTAAAATCATTGTTGATGTCATTAAAAAAGGGAATGATAAAAACGGACAGCTGATCACTTATACAGACCAGGAGAAAAAACTATTTGAACACCTTGGCGAAAAAGGCAGGATTACCCTGAAGGAATTCAGTAAGCTTACCCGCAGTTCTTACAGGCAGGCCCAAAAGATTTTGGTTAACCTGATCATAAGTGGACTGATTACACCTCATTCTTCAGAAAAGGAGGAATATTTTACCACAAACTAG
- the hemF gene encoding oxygen-dependent coproporphyrinogen oxidase — MVFRDKVVAAYQKIQDEICSSLELADGKAKFEQEIWEREGGGGGRTRIMQHGNVIEKGGVNFSAVHGKLPDAVKKAFKVENDDFFATGVSIVMHPSNPHVPIIHMNIRYFEMDEQTRWFGGGIDLTPHYLIDTDVRFFHHLLKQTCDLFDPAFYTKFKENADDYFFIKHREETRGVGGIFYDRLKPENTGLTFDQLLDFSIAVGNTFIPAYTELIERNRDKEFTAQQQEWQYLRRSRYAEFNLVYDAGTKFGLETNGRIESILMSLPPMAKWTYNYQALPGSPEAYTLSMLKKGIIWA; from the coding sequence ATGGTGTTTAGAGATAAAGTAGTAGCGGCCTATCAAAAAATTCAGGATGAGATTTGCAGCAGTTTAGAACTGGCTGATGGAAAGGCAAAATTTGAACAGGAAATCTGGGAACGCGAAGGTGGGGGCGGTGGCAGGACCCGCATTATGCAGCATGGAAATGTAATAGAAAAAGGAGGCGTCAATTTTTCTGCTGTGCATGGAAAATTACCCGATGCTGTAAAAAAGGCTTTTAAAGTCGAAAATGATGATTTTTTCGCAACCGGTGTATCAATTGTAATGCACCCATCCAATCCTCATGTGCCCATTATTCACATGAACATCCGTTATTTTGAAATGGATGAACAGACGAGGTGGTTTGGTGGGGGGATAGACTTAACACCCCATTATCTCATTGATACCGATGTAAGGTTCTTTCACCATTTACTCAAGCAAACCTGCGATCTTTTCGACCCGGCATTTTATACTAAATTTAAGGAGAATGCAGACGATTATTTTTTCATTAAGCACCGGGAGGAAACCAGGGGGGTAGGCGGCATTTTTTACGACAGGCTAAAGCCTGAAAACACGGGCCTGACCTTCGATCAGCTGCTTGATTTTTCCATAGCTGTTGGCAATACCTTTATCCCCGCTTATACAGAATTGATAGAAAGGAACAGGGATAAAGAATTTACAGCCCAGCAACAGGAATGGCAATATTTGCGCAGAAGCAGATATGCAGAGTTCAACCTGGTTTATGATGCAGGAACCAAATTTGGCCTGGAGACCAACGGCCGCATCGAATCTATCCTAATGAGCCTGCCACCAATGGCCAAATGGACCTATAATTATCAGGCCCTTCCGGGAAGTCCCGAGGCTTATACGTTAAGTATGCTCAAAAAGGGAATAATATGGGCTTAA
- a CDS encoding DUF4833 domain-containing protein produces MKPAGTYIQFLIWFCITGFLTLGAYGQATDNSNPSPLKFPTPQGINNQLFYLQRDPNTNTIICELNIESDGDLNKKEPIKVYWIRYGEKGEKEDLSYIQRKFAYGIQTKDIGNEQYELKFVSYKKFPMYLIKSTEDKKYHVYVTVNKKKIQLERIFLRIEGGSFWLPNVKYVELKGINTATKTQTIERIKV; encoded by the coding sequence ATGAAGCCTGCAGGCACCTATATTCAATTCTTAATTTGGTTTTGTATTACCGGATTTTTAACCCTAGGGGCTTATGGTCAGGCTACTGATAACAGCAATCCATCTCCTTTAAAATTTCCGACCCCGCAGGGCATTAACAACCAACTTTTTTATTTACAGCGTGATCCGAATACCAATACCATTATTTGTGAACTGAATATAGAAAGTGATGGCGATTTAAATAAGAAAGAACCTATAAAGGTTTACTGGATCCGCTATGGTGAAAAAGGGGAGAAGGAAGACCTGAGTTATATCCAAAGGAAATTTGCCTATGGTATCCAGACTAAGGACATTGGTAATGAGCAATATGAGCTGAAATTTGTATCCTATAAGAAGTTTCCGATGTACCTTATAAAATCAACCGAAGACAAAAAATATCATGTTTATGTAACGGTAAATAAAAAGAAAATACAGTTGGAACGTATTTTTCTTAGGATTGAGGGCGGATCGTTCTGGTTGCCTAATGTAAAGTATGTGGAGCTAAAAGGTATAAACACTGCTACCAAAACCCAAACAATTGAAAGAATAAAAGTTTAA
- a CDS encoding sulfite exporter TauE/SafE family protein, with protein MSIQETEIKVAVQPKSQEKKWRQIAYLCLFILAVLFIGFALYTYLSYESVIAFGKNAYGQLDEKFYWMLAVGFFAQLVDGALGMGYGVVSTTLLLSGGLNPAVISGSIHTAEMFSSGASGFSHYRFGNVNKKLFKTLLIPGVLGAIAGALLLSYAGEAFSQWIRPVISIYTLLLGIRILSNAFKAKTKPQKVKRAGWLAGAGGFLDSFGGGGWGPLVTSTLISKGRTPKYVIGSVSLTEFFVTMASAVTFFFVLGVSHWQSIVGLIVGGVVAAPIAANLVGKLPIKKMFIGVATIVIISSIRIIWMSVGKLF; from the coding sequence ATGAGCATTCAGGAAACCGAAATTAAAGTAGCAGTACAACCCAAATCCCAGGAGAAAAAATGGAGGCAGATCGCTTATCTATGCTTATTTATCCTGGCGGTTTTGTTTATTGGTTTTGCCTTGTATACTTACCTGTCTTATGAATCTGTTATTGCTTTTGGTAAGAATGCATACGGACAACTGGATGAAAAGTTCTATTGGATGCTTGCAGTAGGTTTTTTTGCACAACTTGTTGATGGTGCACTGGGCATGGGCTATGGCGTTGTTTCTACCACCCTGTTGTTATCAGGCGGCTTAAACCCTGCCGTAATATCGGGCAGTATACATACTGCAGAAATGTTTTCTAGTGGTGCATCTGGCTTCAGCCATTACCGTTTTGGCAATGTAAACAAGAAATTATTTAAGACACTATTAATTCCGGGTGTGTTGGGCGCAATAGCGGGGGCACTATTGCTGAGTTATGCCGGTGAAGCTTTTTCGCAATGGATCAGACCGGTAATTTCTATTTATACCTTGCTGCTGGGAATCAGAATATTAAGCAATGCCTTTAAAGCCAAGACCAAGCCTCAAAAAGTTAAGCGTGCAGGCTGGCTTGCAGGTGCCGGGGGTTTTTTAGATTCCTTTGGGGGTGGTGGATGGGGCCCATTGGTTACGTCTACCCTCATTTCAAAAGGACGCACCCCAAAATATGTGATTGGTTCCGTAAGTCTGACCGAATTTTTTGTAACCATGGCCAGCGCCGTTACTTTCTTTTTCGTTTTAGGCGTTAGTCACTGGCAATCCATTGTTGGTTTAATTGTAGGTGGCGTAGTAGCTGCACCAATAGCGGCCAATCTGGTAGGAAAACTTCCTATCAAAAAAATGTTTATTGGCGTTGCCACCATTGTAATCATCTCCAGTATCCGTATTATCTGGATGTCTGTTGGTAAATTATTCTAA
- the gyrA gene encoding DNA gyrase subunit A: MAEDLENQENDKIIRIDIDEQMRSAYIDYSMSVIVSRALPDVRDGLKPVHRRVLYGMLDLGLANNKPYKKSARIVGEVLGKYHPHGDASVYNTMVRMAQEWSLRYLMVEGQGNYGSIDGDSPAAMRYTEARFQKIAEDMLADINKDTVDFQLNFDDSLQEPTVLPSKVPNLLINGSSGIAVGMATNMPPHNITETINATIAYIDNNEITIAELMKFIKAPDFPTGAIIYGYTGVQEAFETGRGRIVMRAKAEIEAAKDREVIIVTEIPYQVNKAQMIERTAELVGEKKLEGISNIKDESNKDGIRIVYEIKRDANASIVLNNLFKQTALQTSFSVNNIALVKGRPQLLNLRDLIHYFVEHRHEVVVRRTKFELAEAKKRAHILEGLLIALDHLDEVIKLIRSSDTPEDARTGLMEKFGLSDIQARAILDMTLRRLTGLERDKIKDEYNELMKTIEYLQSILDDESKRMQIIKDELTEMKEKYGDERRTTIVHSAEDMSMEDFIEDEEVVITISHEGYIKRTPATEYRTQGRGGKGSKGSDSRNEDFIEHLLIASNHNYMLFFTETGRCFWLRVYEIPEGTRLSKGRAIQNIINIPKEEKIKAFIKVKNLKDQEYLENNYIIMCTKKGTIKKTSLEAYSRPRVNGINAININEGDQLLEASLTTGSSEIVMALRSGRAIRFNEEKVRPMGRTATGVRGVTLAHEKDEVVGMIAVDDPGATILVVSEKGYGKRTDIEDYRVTNRGGKGVKTINVTDKTGNLVAIKSVTDADDLMIINKSGIVIRIVVSELRVMGRATQGVRLINLKGNDEIASVARIEHEDEEVEEAESHVVVDGEPAGEVEEEITEEPTAEEENEEEGDADEDASEEEDN; encoded by the coding sequence ATGGCAGAAGATTTAGAAAATCAGGAAAACGACAAAATAATCAGAATTGATATTGACGAACAGATGCGGTCAGCTTACATCGATTATTCGATGTCGGTTATCGTATCGAGGGCTTTACCCGATGTGCGGGATGGATTAAAACCAGTTCACCGTCGTGTATTGTACGGTATGCTCGATCTGGGATTAGCAAACAATAAACCCTATAAAAAATCTGCACGTATTGTTGGAGAGGTATTGGGTAAGTACCATCCACATGGTGATGCATCGGTATACAATACCATGGTAAGGATGGCCCAGGAATGGAGCCTGCGTTACCTGATGGTAGAAGGACAGGGTAACTACGGTTCTATCGATGGCGACTCTCCGGCCGCTATGCGTTATACAGAGGCCCGTTTCCAGAAAATTGCCGAAGATATGCTGGCAGATATCAACAAAGATACGGTTGATTTTCAGCTAAACTTTGACGATTCTCTGCAAGAACCAACCGTTCTTCCCTCAAAAGTACCCAACCTGCTGATCAATGGCTCATCAGGTATTGCGGTAGGTATGGCCACCAATATGCCCCCGCATAACATTACCGAGACCATCAATGCGACTATAGCTTATATCGATAACAATGAAATCACTATAGCAGAGCTGATGAAATTCATCAAAGCGCCTGATTTTCCTACAGGAGCTATTATTTACGGTTATACAGGTGTTCAGGAAGCATTTGAAACAGGTCGTGGTCGTATCGTAATGCGTGCTAAGGCCGAAATTGAAGCAGCAAAAGATCGTGAAGTTATTATTGTAACGGAGATACCTTACCAGGTAAACAAGGCCCAGATGATTGAGCGCACTGCAGAACTGGTTGGTGAGAAAAAACTGGAAGGCATTTCGAATATCAAAGATGAATCTAACAAAGATGGTATCCGTATCGTTTATGAGATCAAGCGAGATGCAAATGCCTCTATTGTTTTAAACAACCTGTTTAAGCAAACCGCTTTACAAACCTCATTCAGTGTAAATAACATTGCACTTGTGAAGGGAAGGCCACAATTGTTAAACCTGAGAGACCTGATCCATTATTTTGTGGAACACCGGCATGAGGTGGTGGTTCGCAGAACTAAGTTTGAACTGGCTGAAGCCAAAAAACGTGCACACATTTTAGAAGGTTTACTCATTGCATTAGATCATTTAGATGAAGTCATCAAATTGATCCGTAGCTCAGATACGCCCGAAGATGCGCGTACCGGGTTAATGGAGAAATTTGGCCTTTCCGATATTCAGGCAAGAGCTATCCTGGACATGACCCTGCGCAGGCTGACAGGTCTGGAACGTGATAAGATCAAAGACGAATACAATGAGTTGATGAAAACCATTGAATACTTACAGTCTATTTTAGATGATGAAAGTAAACGTATGCAGATCATCAAGGATGAGCTGACGGAGATGAAGGAGAAATACGGAGATGAGCGCAGAACGACCATTGTGCATTCAGCCGAAGATATGAGCATGGAAGATTTCATCGAAGATGAAGAAGTTGTGATCACTATCTCTCATGAAGGCTATATCAAACGTACCCCTGCTACAGAATACCGCACACAAGGCAGAGGCGGAAAAGGTTCAAAGGGTAGTGATTCCAGAAATGAAGACTTCATTGAACATTTATTGATCGCCTCTAACCATAATTATATGTTGTTCTTCACCGAAACGGGCCGCTGTTTCTGGTTAAGGGTATATGAAATTCCTGAAGGCACAAGGTTAAGCAAAGGAAGGGCGATCCAGAACATCATCAATATTCCTAAAGAAGAAAAAATCAAGGCCTTTATCAAGGTGAAAAACCTGAAGGACCAGGAATATCTGGAAAACAATTACATCATTATGTGTACCAAAAAGGGAACGATTAAGAAAACCTCATTGGAGGCTTATTCCAGACCAAGGGTAAATGGTATCAATGCCATTAACATCAATGAGGGTGACCAGTTGCTGGAAGCAAGTTTAACTACAGGCTCAAGTGAAATAGTGATGGCCTTACGTTCAGGAAGGGCAATTCGTTTCAATGAAGAGAAAGTGAGACCAATGGGCAGAACTGCTACGGGCGTAAGGGGCGTAACACTTGCTCATGAAAAAGATGAAGTGGTTGGCATGATTGCTGTGGATGATCCTGGAGCAACGATTCTGGTAGTTTCCGAAAAAGGCTATGGTAAACGTACAGATATAGAGGATTACCGTGTTACCAACCGGGGTGGTAAAGGTGTGAAAACCATTAATGTTACTGACAAAACAGGTAACCTGGTAGCTATAAAGAGTGTTACCGACGCAGATGACCTGATGATCATTAACAAATCCGGTATCGTAATCAGGATTGTGGTAAGTGAATTGAGGGTAATGGGCAGGGCAACACAGGGTGTTAGGCTGATTAACCTGAAAGGTAACGATGAAATTGCCTCAGTTGCCAGAATTGAACATGAAGACGAAGAAGTTGAGGAAGCAGAAAGCCATGTAGTAGTGGATGGTGAACCGGCAGGTGAGGTTGAAGAGGAAATAACAGAGGAGCCAACTGCTGAAGAAGAGAACGAAGAGGAGGGAGATGCTGATGAAGATGCCAGCGAAGAAGAAGATAATTAA
- a CDS encoding tetratricopeptide repeat protein, with translation MKKVLLGILFVGVTSYANAQKSEINEAKKAWNLLAVTSGKTLADHLKVLNGGLAHTDKAIADEKSKNLPDAWSYRALFASRIALVDSVDQNNAKANQKIAEEAIAKAKSLDEKGTEKENIETASVNVENALRNRAIYAFNKKNFAGALEAFNEITAKSPNDTTMYVNAGVTAKELQNYPEVVKNFKKAIDLNYKDSKILYSEIVSITFEKMKDSVAGLNLLKEASAKYPDDSYFIGMETDLYIKKGDIAKSQEMLQKLIAKDPKNAIYQYLMGDTYYKQALEIQTKRNALDVKKTKEFNEMGAKMTKLIDQSVPYYKAALELDPKNVNALENLKIIYLFKDDKVNYEVVNKKLAELKK, from the coding sequence ATGAAAAAGGTACTTTTAGGTATATTGTTTGTAGGTGTTACCTCATATGCAAACGCTCAGAAAAGTGAAATTAATGAGGCCAAGAAAGCATGGAATCTTTTGGCTGTAACCTCAGGGAAAACTCTGGCCGACCATTTAAAGGTATTGAATGGTGGATTAGCGCATACGGACAAAGCTATTGCCGATGAAAAATCTAAAAATTTACCAGATGCGTGGTCATATAGGGCCTTGTTTGCATCAAGGATTGCTTTAGTGGATTCAGTTGACCAGAACAATGCCAAAGCCAACCAGAAGATTGCTGAAGAAGCAATTGCCAAAGCAAAATCCTTAGATGAAAAAGGGACAGAAAAAGAGAACATTGAAACAGCAAGTGTAAACGTAGAGAATGCACTCAGGAACAGGGCAATTTATGCTTTTAACAAAAAGAATTTTGCCGGGGCCCTGGAAGCCTTTAATGAGATCACTGCTAAGAGTCCGAACGACACTACTATGTATGTAAATGCCGGTGTAACTGCAAAAGAACTGCAGAATTATCCCGAGGTAGTTAAGAATTTTAAAAAGGCAATAGACCTGAACTATAAAGATTCAAAAATATTGTACTCTGAAATTGTAAGCATCACCTTCGAAAAAATGAAGGACAGTGTTGCCGGACTAAACCTTTTAAAAGAGGCTTCTGCAAAATATCCTGACGATTCTTATTTTATTGGAATGGAGACAGATCTTTACATTAAAAAAGGTGACATTGCAAAATCTCAGGAAATGCTGCAAAAGCTGATTGCCAAAGATCCTAAAAATGCAATCTATCAATATTTAATGGGCGACACCTATTATAAACAGGCATTGGAGATCCAGACTAAAAGAAATGCTTTAGATGTTAAAAAAACTAAAGAATTTAATGAAATGGGTGCTAAGATGACCAAGCTGATCGATCAGTCGGTTCCTTATTATAAAGCCGCTTTAGAGTTAGATCCTAAAAATGTTAATGCATTGGAAAACCTGAAAATCATCTATCTTTTTAAAGATGATAAGGTAAACTATGAAGTAGTCAATAAAAAACTCGCCGAGTTAAAGAAATAA
- a CDS encoding MATE family efflux transporter, which yields MLTSLYTKYKPYYSDNLRLAMPIVVSQLGHTLVHLADSVIVGHFAGTIQLAAVSLVNSLFMLILVLGMGISYGLTPLIAQENGRKNYDECGKLLSNSLIINFFTSILLYAFVHLGTLVVIDHIGQSPEVVAYAKPYLGYLGFSIIPLMIFQTFKQFAEGLGFTKQAMFVSIWGNLLNVILGIIFVKGMFGIEAMGVKGVGLSTLIDRTLMAIVMSFYVLRSKHFKLYTRSFRLSFIDKVRSLKIVKIGAPVALQYSFEISAFSGAAILIGTIGAIEQAAHQVAINLAAVTYMMASGIASAATIKTGNNFGKRNFDDLRKSAIASYHVIILFMSITAILFIAASNFLPYIYTEDMAVIKIAAQLLIIAGFFQLFDGTQVLGLGVLRGIGDVNIPTLITFIAYWVIGIPLGYLLGIVLGLGVNGIWYGLTFGLLSASALLFIRFQKKTKILAL from the coding sequence ATGTTGACGAGCCTTTATACAAAATACAAACCTTATTATTCCGACAATTTACGTTTGGCAATGCCAATAGTAGTATCCCAGCTGGGACATACGCTGGTGCATCTGGCAGACAGTGTTATTGTTGGACATTTTGCCGGAACCATTCAGCTTGCAGCAGTATCTTTGGTAAATAGTCTGTTCATGCTGATACTGGTTTTGGGCATGGGCATTTCTTACGGACTGACACCTTTAATTGCACAGGAGAATGGCCGCAAAAATTACGACGAATGTGGAAAACTATTATCCAATAGTCTGATCATCAACTTTTTCACCTCTATCCTGCTCTATGCTTTTGTACACCTGGGCACTTTAGTAGTGATAGACCACATTGGCCAGTCGCCCGAAGTAGTAGCTTATGCCAAACCTTACCTGGGTTACCTGGGCTTTTCTATCATCCCCCTTATGATCTTTCAGACCTTTAAACAGTTTGCTGAAGGGCTGGGCTTTACCAAACAGGCGATGTTTGTTTCTATCTGGGGTAACCTGCTCAATGTTATACTTGGGATAATTTTTGTAAAGGGTATGTTCGGTATTGAGGCTATGGGTGTTAAAGGTGTAGGGCTCAGCACCTTAATTGACCGTACTTTAATGGCCATTGTGATGTCGTTCTATGTACTCAGGTCCAAACATTTTAAATTATATACCAGGAGTTTCAGGCTTAGTTTTATAGATAAAGTAAGGAGCTTAAAAATTGTCAAAATTGGTGCACCTGTGGCCTTACAATATTCCTTTGAGATCAGTGCATTTAGTGGCGCAGCTATCCTGATTGGAACAATCGGGGCAATAGAACAGGCTGCACATCAGGTAGCGATAAACCTTGCTGCTGTAACTTATATGATGGCCAGCGGTATCGCTTCTGCGGCTACAATTAAAACGGGTAACAATTTTGGTAAACGAAATTTCGACGATCTTAGAAAATCGGCCATTGCCAGCTATCATGTTATAATTTTGTTTATGAGTATAACTGCTATCCTGTTTATTGCAGCCAGCAATTTTCTTCCATACATCTATACTGAAGATATGGCGGTCATAAAAATTGCTGCGCAGTTGCTGATCATTGCCGGATTTTTTCAATTGTTTGACGGTACCCAGGTGCTTGGCCTTGGTGTACTGAGAGGCATTGGTGATGTAAACATTCCCACGCTGATTACTTTTATTGCTTATTGGGTTATCGGTATCCCCCTTGGATATTTACTTGGAATTGTACTTGGGCTTGGCGTTAACGGTATCTGGTACGGACTAACCTTCGGACTCCTCAGTGCCTCTGCCCTGCTGTTCATCAGGTTTCAAAAAAAGACTAAAATTTTAGCGCTTTAA
- a CDS encoding MFS transporter — MIAEEKNRNVFFLILVASLGYFVDIYDLLLFLIIKNKSLAALGVPADKITETGLSLMNWQMAGLLIGGIFWGILGDKKGRLSVLFGSILMYSAANIANGFVTSIPLYAALRFIAGLGLAGELGAGITLVSESMSKEKRGYGTMLVAGIGLSGAVAAYLVGDHFEWRTAFFVGGALGIVLLLLRIGVFESGMFQTMARKEVSKGNFLMLFSSRKRFFRYLNCILIAIPLWFVVGILIGIAPDFGRALHAKEVLDNGKGVMFAYIGISLGDFLTGALSQVFKTRKKIVFVFLTLTFLTILFYLLNTGWTATGFYTLCVLFGIFTGYWVVFVTIAAEQFGTNLRATVTTSVPNMVRGSLIPVTLLFQWLRGNTGIINAALYVAVITVGLAYIALYNLDETYGRDLNFIEE; from the coding sequence ATGATTGCCGAAGAGAAAAACAGGAATGTGTTTTTTTTGATCCTTGTAGCCTCACTGGGCTATTTTGTAGATATTTACGATCTGCTGCTGTTTTTAATAATTAAAAACAAAAGTCTGGCCGCACTGGGTGTCCCCGCCGATAAAATAACGGAAACCGGCTTAAGCCTGATGAACTGGCAAATGGCCGGACTACTTATTGGTGGTATATTCTGGGGTATTCTGGGCGATAAAAAAGGACGCCTGTCTGTACTTTTTGGTTCTATACTGATGTATTCGGCTGCCAATATCGCAAACGGTTTTGTAACCAGCATCCCCTTATATGCAGCACTAAGGTTCATTGCAGGGCTGGGTTTGGCTGGTGAACTTGGAGCTGGTATTACCCTGGTAAGTGAAAGCATGAGTAAAGAAAAGAGAGGTTATGGTACCATGCTGGTTGCCGGAATCGGCTTAAGCGGAGCCGTGGCCGCTTACCTGGTAGGAGACCATTTTGAATGGCGTACTGCCTTTTTTGTAGGCGGTGCACTGGGAATTGTGCTTTTGTTATTGCGTATTGGCGTTTTTGAATCCGGTATGTTCCAGACTATGGCCAGAAAAGAGGTGTCTAAAGGAAATTTTCTGATGCTTTTTTCCAGCAGGAAAAGGTTCTTTAGATATTTGAACTGCATATTAATAGCAATTCCACTCTGGTTTGTGGTAGGGATACTCATCGGTATTGCACCTGATTTTGGCAGGGCCTTACATGCAAAAGAGGTACTGGACAATGGCAAAGGGGTGATGTTTGCCTATATTGGCATCTCTTTAGGTGATTTTCTGACGGGTGCACTGAGCCAGGTTTTTAAAACAAGAAAGAAAATTGTCTTTGTTTTTTTAACACTTACTTTCCTCACCATACTTTTTTATTTGTTAAATACCGGCTGGACTGCAACCGGTTTTTATACTTTATGTGTGTTGTTCGGTATCTTTACGGGGTATTGGGTTGTTTTTGTAACCATTGCGGCAGAACAGTTTGGTACAAATTTGAGGGCAACTGTAACCACCAGTGTGCCGAATATGGTAAGAGGTTCTTTAATTCCCGTTACGCTGTTGTTCCAATGGCTACGCGGTAATACGGGCATTATCAATGCCGCCTTATATGTAGCTGTAATCACAGTAGGGCTTGCATATATTGCGCTTTATAACCTGGACGAAACCTATGGTCGTGACCTTAATTTTATTGAAGAATAG
- a CDS encoding DUF4442 domain-containing protein — protein sequence MVVSEKTLKWALCLYPPLLFQRIWVRRFHKGFRGVDVKIAKSLLNKNYNGSIFGGTIYAATDPFYALLFDQLLQRAGFKVRVWLKSAGIQYLKPGRASLYFTINITDDMLNEAITALNTTGKFVKAYPMEITNADGEICATVMNEVYVRNLHQGEKPRIAY from the coding sequence ATGGTAGTATCAGAAAAAACCCTCAAATGGGCCTTGTGTTTGTATCCCCCTTTATTGTTTCAGCGTATCTGGGTCAGGAGATTTCATAAAGGATTCCGGGGGGTAGATGTTAAGATTGCAAAAAGTTTGCTAAATAAAAATTACAATGGCTCTATTTTTGGCGGGACCATTTATGCGGCAACAGATCCGTTTTATGCGCTGCTTTTTGATCAGTTGTTACAGAGAGCGGGTTTTAAAGTTCGTGTATGGCTTAAAAGTGCCGGCATCCAATACCTGAAGCCAGGGCGCGCCAGTTTATATTTTACCATAAATATTACGGATGACATGCTAAATGAGGCCATAACAGCGTTGAACACTACCGGAAAGTTTGTAAAAGCTTATCCGATGGAAATTACAAATGCAGATGGGGAGATTTGTGCTACAGTGATGAACGAGGTGTATGTGAGAAACCTGCATCAGGGAGAAAAACCACGTATCGCTTATTGA